The following proteins come from a genomic window of Natronogracilivirga saccharolytica:
- a CDS encoding PaaI family thioesterase, protein MEALSIRITRIDHGCIEASMPVSPAVKQPFGLLHGGASVALAETVSSLGSWMLIDTDHQKAVGLEINANHIRPVRTGSVYATATILHHGSKTHVWQTEIRNDDSELVCISRCTTAILSNH, encoded by the coding sequence ATGGAAGCTTTATCCATCCGAATCACCAGAATTGATCATGGATGCATCGAGGCCTCCATGCCGGTCAGCCCGGCGGTAAAACAACCTTTCGGACTGCTTCACGGGGGTGCTTCGGTTGCACTTGCCGAAACCGTGTCATCTCTGGGCAGCTGGATGCTCATCGACACGGATCATCAAAAAGCAGTCGGACTTGAGATCAATGCCAACCATATTCGGCCCGTAAGGACAGGCAGTGTGTACGCAACAGCCACAATTCTGCATCATGGCAGTAAAACCCATGTCTGGCAGACAGAGATACGAAATGACGATAGTGAGCTGGTTTGCATCAGCAGATGCACTACCGCCATCCTGTCGAACCACTGA
- a CDS encoding PhzF family phenazine biosynthesis protein: MPASVIRFRQVDAFTRKPFSGNPAGVVTDAEHLRSSDMQNIAREINASETTFVLPAENENHDLRLRWFTPTQEVDLCGHGTVAAFHILAEDGAFDLEVNEPQSFLVETRAGVLTVDVEWFDLRPYVKFSLPVPQFFPYPGDTRYLCGALGLSDIELSQKVAPQITGNGFCYVPVRNLESLETLEPNQHLLRTLNDRHDLSGFAVVTTDTGDLDEDWVMRFFAPSLGILEDPVTGTANGPMAAFLWENGFLDKNKKVFSFRALQGENIKRPGIVHVNMAVKDGKVSLIQIAGEAITVIDGNMRLRGQSDGSF, encoded by the coding sequence ATGCCTGCTTCTGTTATTCGATTTCGTCAGGTTGATGCTTTTACCCGCAAACCTTTTTCCGGAAACCCCGCGGGTGTGGTTACCGATGCGGAGCATCTGCGCAGCTCCGATATGCAGAATATCGCACGGGAAATAAATGCCTCGGAAACCACATTTGTACTTCCTGCTGAAAATGAAAACCATGATCTCAGATTGCGCTGGTTCACCCCTACCCAGGAAGTGGATCTTTGCGGACACGGAACCGTCGCTGCATTTCACATACTGGCTGAAGACGGCGCTTTCGACCTTGAGGTAAATGAGCCGCAATCTTTTCTTGTGGAAACACGGGCGGGTGTGCTTACCGTTGACGTGGAATGGTTTGACCTGAGGCCTTATGTGAAATTTTCGCTTCCGGTACCCCAATTTTTCCCATATCCGGGTGATACCAGATATCTGTGCGGGGCGCTCGGGCTCTCGGATATTGAACTCAGTCAAAAGGTTGCACCTCAGATTACCGGAAACGGATTTTGCTACGTGCCTGTCCGGAATCTTGAAAGCCTGGAGACGCTGGAACCCAACCAGCACTTGCTTCGCACGCTCAATGACAGGCATGATCTGAGCGGATTTGCTGTTGTCACCACCGATACCGGTGATCTTGACGAGGACTGGGTCATGCGATTTTTCGCCCCGTCGCTGGGCATCCTGGAAGATCCGGTTACCGGAACAGCAAACGGTCCTATGGCCGCTTTTCTGTGGGAGAATGGATTTCTCGATAAAAACAAGAAGGTTTTCTCCTTCCGCGCGCTGCAGGGTGAGAATATCAAACGCCCCGGAATAGTGCATGTCAATATGGCCGTTAAAGACGGCAAGGTTTCCCTTATACAAATCGCTGGAGAAGCCATAACAGTGATAGACGGCAATATGAGACTGCGGGGCCAGTCTGATGGCAGTTTCTGA
- a CDS encoding FKBP-type peptidyl-prolyl cis-trans isomerase translates to MRYQTFSYIVAALVFFTWSCGNDTTVTDDGLEITDTEVGNGAEAESMDFLTIHFEGSLENGEVFESTYERDEPIVVQVGAGQLPMQGWDEGMIGMREGGKRSLVIPPNLAFGDEGIEGFIPGGENVYMDIELISITKPPQPWDYDDAALESTESGLQYFVHEEGDGPSPEAGDMITVEYSGFLKDGTMFDSSTLRDESFEFTVGEGQVIPGWDEGLLDMNVGERRTLVIPPELGYGESGAGGVIPPNATLVFDVELLSVN, encoded by the coding sequence ATGAGATACCAAACATTTTCTTACATTGTTGCTGCACTGGTCTTTTTTACCTGGAGCTGCGGAAATGATACCACAGTAACAGATGACGGACTGGAGATCACCGACACCGAAGTCGGCAACGGTGCCGAGGCCGAATCCATGGATTTTCTGACTATTCATTTTGAAGGTTCACTTGAAAATGGTGAGGTTTTTGAATCTACCTACGAACGTGATGAGCCCATCGTTGTTCAGGTCGGAGCCGGACAGCTTCCCATGCAGGGATGGGATGAAGGCATGATAGGCATGCGTGAAGGCGGAAAGCGATCACTTGTAATCCCTCCGAATCTTGCATTCGGTGATGAGGGAATCGAAGGGTTCATCCCCGGCGGGGAAAATGTATACATGGATATTGAGCTGATTTCCATCACCAAGCCTCCGCAACCATGGGACTATGATGATGCGGCACTGGAATCCACTGAAAGCGGTCTGCAATACTTTGTCCACGAAGAAGGCGACGGCCCCTCACCGGAAGCCGGTGACATGATTACCGTTGAATACTCCGGCTTCCTGAAAGACGGCACCATGTTTGACAGTTCCACTCTCAGGGACGAATCGTTTGAATTCACCGTGGGAGAAGGTCAGGTTATTCCGGGATGGGATGAAGGCCTGCTCGACATGAACGTTGGTGAACGAAGGACGCTGGTTATTCCGCCTGAGCTGGGATACGGTGAGTCCGGAGCCGGAGGCGTCATTCCTCCCAATGCTACCTTGGTTTTTGACGTAGAACTGCTTTCTGTCAACTGA
- a CDS encoding PspC domain-containing protein has protein sequence MTKRLTKSATDSILFGVCGGIAEYFGWDSTLVRVIFIVATIFSFSSFALLYLVLAVIMPR, from the coding sequence ATGACTAAGAGATTGACAAAATCAGCAACGGACAGCATACTGTTTGGTGTTTGCGGAGGAATTGCCGAATATTTCGGGTGGGACAGCACGCTTGTCCGGGTTATATTCATAGTTGCAACCATATTCAGTTTCAGTTCCTTCGCTCTGTTGTATCTGGTACTGGCTGTAATCATGCCAAGATGA
- a CDS encoding cryptochrome/photolyase family protein — MRKLLYIHQDQLNLNCFPEELSSVDAVIMAESVADASILPFHKKKLVLEWSARRHFASELEKDGYDVILSQTEKTSAGFLREYLESHRDASIVIMEPAEWTPRMEMMKLADAFGERIRIIPNTFFLADAGSWTDTVRNGYRMEFFYREIRRQTGYLMDDGKPEGGEWNYDDRNRKSLPDDENVPESPSFTPDKITQEVMADVNRLFPDHFGSTEGFAYAVTRKDALQVFRNFLDVRLENFGPYQDAMADGEPFLFHSLISPYLNIGLLTAREVCEAAIEAYDASKKQKTDSGKKGGGSDGNDEGDDSKTLPLNSVEGFLRQIIGWREYIRIYYEAMMPDVREANHFSYGEELPDLYWSADTDMNCLSQATQSVLDHGYAHHIQRLMILSNFSNLTGSDPRRLLDWFWFAFVDAHEWVVLPNVLGMSTFADGGVLASKPYVAGGNYINKMSNHCKSCRYNVKARTGESACPFNYLYWNFVDREHDKLKQNPRIGFMIRTWDKKGEEEKQNIREQSEVFLAELKRYNS; from the coding sequence GTGAGAAAACTCCTTTACATTCACCAGGATCAGCTCAATCTGAACTGTTTTCCGGAAGAGCTTTCTTCCGTGGATGCCGTTATCATGGCTGAATCGGTCGCCGATGCCTCCATCCTGCCTTTCCACAAGAAGAAGCTTGTGCTGGAATGGAGTGCACGAAGGCATTTTGCATCGGAACTTGAAAAGGATGGTTATGATGTTATTCTCAGCCAAACGGAAAAAACGTCAGCAGGTTTTCTGAGAGAGTATCTTGAAAGCCATCGCGATGCTTCAATTGTAATCATGGAGCCGGCGGAGTGGACGCCGAGAATGGAAATGATGAAACTTGCGGACGCATTTGGCGAGCGCATCCGGATCATCCCCAATACATTTTTTCTGGCAGATGCTGGATCCTGGACGGACACCGTGCGCAACGGCTACCGGATGGAGTTCTTCTACAGGGAAATACGTCGTCAGACCGGTTACCTGATGGATGACGGCAAGCCCGAAGGAGGGGAGTGGAATTACGATGACCGCAACCGGAAATCGCTGCCTGATGATGAGAACGTGCCTGAATCTCCCTCATTCACTCCCGATAAGATCACTCAGGAGGTGATGGCGGATGTCAACCGTCTTTTTCCCGATCATTTCGGGTCGACTGAGGGATTTGCCTATGCTGTCACAAGAAAAGATGCATTGCAGGTGTTCAGGAATTTTCTGGATGTCAGACTGGAAAACTTTGGCCCGTATCAGGATGCAATGGCCGACGGAGAGCCGTTTTTGTTTCATTCACTGATCTCGCCATATCTGAACATCGGTCTGCTGACTGCCCGCGAGGTTTGTGAGGCTGCAATCGAAGCATATGACGCATCCAAAAAGCAAAAAACAGACTCCGGCAAAAAGGGCGGGGGCAGCGATGGCAATGACGAAGGCGATGACAGCAAAACACTTCCCCTTAATTCGGTTGAAGGGTTTCTGAGGCAGATCATCGGCTGGCGTGAGTATATACGGATTTATTACGAAGCAATGATGCCTGATGTCCGGGAAGCCAATCATTTTTCTTACGGTGAGGAGCTGCCCGACCTGTACTGGTCGGCAGATACTGATATGAACTGCCTGAGTCAGGCAACCCAAAGTGTTTTGGATCACGGTTATGCTCATCATATTCAGCGGCTTATGATCCTGAGCAACTTCAGCAATCTCACCGGATCAGATCCGCGCCGGCTGCTGGACTGGTTCTGGTTTGCGTTTGTCGACGCGCATGAATGGGTGGTGCTGCCCAATGTTCTGGGTATGTCCACCTTCGCCGATGGTGGTGTGCTGGCATCCAAACCTTATGTCGCGGGCGGCAATTACATCAACAAGATGAGCAATCACTGCAAGAGCTGCCGCTACAATGTAAAAGCAAGGACCGGCGAATCTGCGTGTCCGTTTAATTATCTGTACTGGAATTTTGTCGACAGGGAACATGACAAACTCAAACAAAATCCAAGGATCGGGTTTATGATCCGCACCTGGGATAAAAAAGGGGAAGAAGAGAAACAGAATATTCGTGAACAGTCAGAGGTGTTTCTGGCAGAGTTGAAGAGGTATAATTCATAG
- a CDS encoding purine-nucleoside phosphorylase: protein MTAKKDTTYSTSHQDVSATLPDTTVALLQEKGIGKPDCAIILGSGLGALTGFLKNSVVVPYSEIPGFPETSVAGHDGALHFGQLGKKSILAWSGRFHFYEGHPFERTILPVRVTKALGCNSLLVTNAAGGINTRFQVGDLMLIDDLLYPLISVSPHNSPINKRYAADRMVSRITHMAAEEGIAVTRGTYLYAKGPSYETKAEIRSFRIMGADAVGMSTAAELNEALRLDMTCLGISLITNQATGVSKEKLDHGEIKEAATLREKDIIALISRIMSDENSPIYGSMS from the coding sequence ATGACAGCAAAAAAGGATACGACATACAGCACATCACATCAGGACGTCTCGGCAACGCTTCCTGACACAACTGTTGCATTGCTTCAGGAAAAGGGTATCGGCAAACCGGACTGTGCCATCATACTCGGTTCCGGCCTTGGTGCCCTGACCGGTTTTTTGAAAAACAGTGTGGTGGTACCCTATTCTGAAATCCCCGGTTTCCCCGAAACCAGTGTTGCCGGACATGACGGTGCGCTGCATTTTGGTCAGCTGGGCAAAAAATCGATACTGGCCTGGTCCGGGCGATTTCATTTCTACGAGGGCCATCCTTTTGAACGGACCATCCTTCCCGTCCGGGTCACCAAAGCGCTGGGCTGCAACTCCCTTCTGGTAACCAATGCCGCCGGTGGAATCAACACCCGCTTTCAGGTCGGTGATCTGATGCTTATTGATGATCTGCTGTATCCGCTGATATCTGTCAGTCCCCATAACAGCCCGATCAACAAACGCTACGCCGCCGACAGAATGGTGAGCCGGATTACTCACATGGCCGCCGAAGAGGGCATTGCAGTAACGCGCGGCACTTATCTGTATGCAAAGGGACCAAGTTATGAAACCAAAGCGGAAATCCGCTCATTCCGCATCATGGGCGCCGACGCAGTGGGAATGTCTACGGCCGCGGAATTGAATGAAGCACTCCGGCTTGACATGACCTGCCTCGGGATTTCACTTATCACCAATCAGGCCACCGGTGTCAGCAAGGAAAAACTGGATCATGGCGAGATAAAAGAGGCGGCAACCCTGAGGGAAAAAGACATCATCGCACTGATCTCCAGAATCATGTCCGATGAAAACAGCCCCATCTACGGGAGCATGTCATAA
- a CDS encoding MBL fold metallo-hydrolase, which produces MIASLHEGTFSVGRDEKFVPIDPGDQPERGALKLALNPFLIHNDNLTALIDAGPGPFGPLDHYELLNRNLEEHGLAPDDIQQVFLSHLHMDHIGGLLHEQFGAFALTFPNAEIWLSGEDWRRFVANAEEKGHDATSRWALFLETHAELRFADEESPGTDQIEMKTIGGHTRYHQGIFYDGPEGKAMMLGDVLGRPEAVNRKFSAKFDFDGAKSQEMRNKYLQMALQEEYFILTYHGGNGAILRLTGYDSKKGYDIQHITSGRLGNAS; this is translated from the coding sequence ATGATTGCATCTCTTCATGAGGGCACCTTCTCTGTCGGCAGGGACGAGAAATTTGTGCCCATAGATCCGGGCGACCAGCCTGAACGTGGTGCCCTGAAACTGGCTCTCAATCCTTTTCTCATTCACAATGATAACCTTACGGCTCTTATTGATGCCGGGCCGGGTCCGTTCGGCCCCCTCGATCATTACGAACTGCTGAACCGGAACCTGGAAGAGCACGGACTTGCCCCGGATGATATTCAGCAGGTTTTTCTCAGCCATCTGCATATGGATCATATCGGCGGACTGCTTCATGAGCAGTTCGGAGCATTTGCGCTGACCTTTCCAAATGCTGAAATCTGGCTTTCCGGTGAAGACTGGAGACGTTTTGTGGCAAATGCAGAGGAAAAAGGGCACGATGCCACTTCCCGGTGGGCGCTGTTTCTGGAAACACATGCAGAGCTCCGGTTTGCTGACGAGGAATCTCCCGGAACAGATCAGATTGAAATGAAAACCATCGGCGGTCATACCCGCTATCATCAGGGTATTTTTTATGACGGCCCGGAAGGCAAAGCCATGATGCTCGGAGATGTTCTCGGACGTCCGGAAGCCGTCAACCGGAAGTTTTCAGCCAAATTTGACTTCGACGGAGCGAAAAGTCAGGAAATGAGAAATAAGTATTTGCAAATGGCACTGCAAGAAGAGTACTTTATTCTGACGTATCACGGTGGAAACGGAGCCATTTTGAGATTAACAGGGTATGACAGCAAAAAAGGATACGACATACAGCACATCACATCAGGACGTCTCGGCAACGCTTCCTGA
- a CDS encoding PhoH family protein: MDSVDPVVVLGLQDRILKQIDEAYTESKLTVRGNEIKVTGPPEQFEGIEAIIKELIRLARRNGAVTENDVSTLLSLQKSDRMLRQVTISPDETLLYTTTGTPISARTANQKVIVKASNENDIVFAIGPAGTGKTYTSVALAVRALKERQVKKIILVRPAVEAGESLGFLPGNLKDKIDPYLRPLYDSLEEMLDFDKLEMNINKNIIEIAPLAYMRGRTLNNAFVILDEAQNATQMQMKMFLTRLGVNSKAIITGDLTQTDLPKNQHSGLMTIQHILEKIKGISFVYLDQNDVVRHKLIRDIIEAYERYEDKK, encoded by the coding sequence ATCGACAGCGTGGATCCGGTTGTGGTACTGGGACTGCAGGACCGAATCCTCAAACAAATCGATGAAGCTTATACTGAGAGCAAACTTACCGTCCGCGGCAACGAAATAAAAGTCACCGGTCCGCCGGAACAATTTGAAGGCATTGAAGCCATCATCAAAGAGCTCATCCGGCTTGCGAGAAGGAACGGAGCGGTAACCGAAAATGATGTTTCAACCCTGCTCTCGCTGCAGAAGAGTGACCGGATGCTTCGCCAGGTCACCATTTCGCCCGATGAAACACTGCTCTATACCACCACGGGCACACCCATATCGGCCCGCACCGCAAATCAGAAAGTCATCGTCAAGGCATCCAACGAAAATGACATCGTGTTTGCCATTGGCCCTGCCGGAACCGGCAAGACCTACACATCGGTGGCGCTGGCCGTTCGCGCACTGAAAGAACGCCAGGTAAAAAAGATCATTCTTGTACGGCCCGCAGTTGAAGCTGGTGAAAGCCTGGGTTTCCTGCCCGGCAACCTTAAGGACAAAATTGACCCCTACCTCAGACCGCTTTACGATTCCCTTGAGGAGATGCTTGATTTCGACAAGCTGGAAATGAATATAAACAAGAACATCATTGAAATAGCACCGCTCGCCTACATGCGCGGCCGCACCCTCAATAATGCATTTGTGATACTGGATGAAGCCCAGAACGCCACGCAAATGCAGATGAAAATGTTCCTGACCCGTCTTGGCGTTAACAGCAAAGCCATCATCACCGGCGACCTGACCCAGACCGACCTCCCCAAAAACCAGCACTCCGGGCTGATGACCATTCAGCATATCCTCGAAAAAATCAAAGGCATTTCATTTGTCTACCTTGATCAGAATGATGTTGTCCGTCATAAACTGATCCGTGATATCATCGAGGCTTACGAACGTTACGAAGATAAAAAGTAA
- the rpe gene encoding ribulose-phosphate 3-epimerase has product MKSMHETSPPVVAPSILAANFLHLENDIRQAVDGGAPWIHCDIMDGHFVPNISFGPDVVETVRSATDVFLDVHLMIEDPDRYIADFARAGADLITVHVETCPHLHRTLQSIHELGCHAGVAINPGTALGTLRAALEDADLVLLMTVNPGFGGQKFIRFSYDRLRALRLMRQELNKSFLIEVDGGVSRSNASDITSAGADVLVAGSSVFKSSDIASEVDAIRNAAGASYRSDYV; this is encoded by the coding sequence ATGAAATCCATGCATGAAACATCACCGCCTGTTGTTGCTCCATCCATTCTTGCAGCAAATTTCCTCCATCTTGAAAATGATATCCGGCAGGCGGTTGACGGCGGGGCACCCTGGATCCACTGTGATATCATGGACGGACACTTCGTGCCCAATATCAGCTTCGGGCCGGATGTCGTTGAAACCGTCAGATCTGCAACCGATGTTTTTCTGGATGTTCACCTCATGATTGAAGATCCCGACCGCTACATAGCCGATTTTGCCAGAGCCGGGGCTGATCTGATTACCGTTCACGTCGAAACGTGCCCGCATCTGCACCGAACGCTGCAGTCCATTCATGAACTCGGATGTCATGCCGGTGTTGCCATCAATCCGGGTACGGCACTCGGTACGTTGCGCGCTGCGCTTGAGGATGCCGATCTGGTGCTTTTGATGACGGTCAATCCCGGATTCGGGGGGCAGAAATTCATCCGGTTCAGCTATGACCGTCTGCGGGCCCTGCGGCTCATGCGCCAGGAGCTGAACAAGTCATTTCTTATTGAAGTAGACGGTGGGGTGTCGCGATCCAATGCATCAGATATTACATCCGCAGGTGCTGACGTTCTTGTAGCAGGAAGCAGCGTATTCAAAAGCTCTGATATTGCTTCTGAAGTGGATGCAATACGGAATGCTGCAGGTGCTTCTTATCGTTCTGATTATGTATAA
- a CDS encoding PASTA domain-containing protein translates to MTKIFRFFFDFITDRKLYYLLAGLILFGGVTLIAMDRVIMPAYTKYGHGISVPDISRMPLEEAKERLESRGLRYELAAKRSNEAFPPDYVIDQTPKAGMIVKPQRKVYITINTLATPTVSVPDVENLSLRNASIQLQNAGLQVGNVTHESSPFRNSVLRQSVPSGREVDQNTTVDLVVGDGLGSDMVDVPDISNMHLTEAQNKLREAGLRVGTIDFQPTDQVTPNTVLRYHPDDEPSVYEGTAIDLVVSVSAGEDEEEETGPVIIDESGEVEDDEFDQEDDFDPEEEDDFEDDQQDDLPPDPRE, encoded by the coding sequence ATGACAAAAATATTCCGATTCTTTTTCGACTTTATTACTGACCGCAAACTCTACTATCTGCTTGCCGGACTCATCCTGTTCGGCGGGGTTACCCTTATTGCGATGGACAGAGTTATCATGCCGGCCTATACCAAGTACGGCCACGGGATTTCTGTGCCTGATATCAGCCGCATGCCCCTTGAAGAGGCCAAAGAAAGGCTGGAATCACGTGGTCTGCGATACGAACTTGCCGCAAAACGCTCAAACGAAGCCTTTCCGCCGGATTATGTCATCGACCAGACACCTAAAGCTGGAATGATCGTCAAGCCGCAGCGGAAAGTATACATCACTATTAATACGCTGGCCACACCAACGGTTTCCGTACCGGATGTGGAAAATCTCTCATTGAGAAACGCCTCTATCCAGCTCCAGAACGCCGGGTTGCAGGTCGGCAATGTGACGCATGAGTCATCGCCATTCCGGAACAGTGTCCTGAGACAATCCGTACCGTCAGGACGGGAAGTCGACCAGAACACAACTGTCGATCTGGTTGTTGGTGACGGACTTGGCAGCGACATGGTTGATGTGCCCGATATTTCCAACATGCATCTGACCGAGGCACAAAACAAGCTTCGCGAGGCCGGACTCAGGGTTGGAACCATTGACTTTCAGCCAACAGATCAGGTGACTCCAAACACCGTTTTACGTTATCATCCGGATGACGAGCCCTCCGTTTACGAAGGAACCGCCATCGACCTGGTCGTTTCCGTAAGCGCCGGAGAGGATGAAGAAGAGGAAACCGGTCCCGTCATCATTGACGAGTCGGGGGAAGTAGAGGATGATGAATTCGATCAGGAAGATGATTTTGACCCGGAAGAAGAGGATGATTTTGAAGATGATCAGCAGGATGATCTCCCTCCCGATCCCCGTGAGTAA
- a CDS encoding DUF5683 domain-containing protein, with translation MFKSLTAAILLISLSPLVLQAQSGAFLSENNDLSGLDGTPEQFAALEHDQQPSVSRADLRPSPVLPGPRYITSDDMSHDNGWNSGFMQSISTRPGYAFLASAVLPGLGQAANRQWWKTAIFAAVEATAIGVYLHYENSGRDGERYYQDYAHDHWSVVKYAHYLTDEHGRYAADFDFEFSDLLTEHGVEKYEQYKDEFGSQPDNWPIYNIDHDWPMVDIETLRDAERKTLYENNNAFSHTLPDYGSQQYYELISKYFQYGPGWRDWDNAGPYDIDDEVMTDRFWYHAQIGYDFNTELNTARNMLKLLIANHFVAAFDAYFTQQLRRARMQPTASMEYGLRPTFGFNYRF, from the coding sequence ATGTTCAAGTCACTGACAGCCGCAATACTTCTGATATCCCTCTCACCTCTGGTGCTGCAGGCACAGAGCGGAGCATTTCTGAGTGAAAATAATGATTTATCCGGGCTTGACGGAACACCGGAACAATTTGCGGCATTAGAACATGATCAGCAGCCTTCTGTAAGCCGGGCAGACCTTCGTCCCTCGCCGGTGCTGCCGGGTCCGCGCTACATAACCAGTGATGATATGAGTCACGATAATGGATGGAATTCCGGATTCATGCAGTCCATCAGCACGCGCCCGGGTTATGCGTTTCTCGCTTCGGCTGTACTGCCCGGACTCGGCCAGGCTGCCAATCGTCAGTGGTGGAAAACGGCCATCTTTGCTGCCGTTGAGGCCACGGCCATCGGCGTCTACCTGCATTATGAAAACAGCGGCAGAGACGGCGAGCGGTATTACCAGGACTACGCGCACGATCACTGGAGTGTGGTCAAATATGCCCACTACTTAACCGACGAACACGGCCGCTATGCCGCCGACTTTGATTTTGAGTTTTCCGATCTGCTGACCGAACATGGTGTGGAAAAATACGAGCAGTACAAGGATGAATTCGGGTCCCAGCCGGACAACTGGCCCATTTACAACATCGATCACGACTGGCCCATGGTCGATATCGAAACACTTCGTGACGCGGAACGCAAAACGTTGTACGAAAACAACAATGCGTTTTCCCATACTCTCCCCGATTACGGGTCCCAGCAATATTATGAGCTGATCAGCAAGTATTTTCAGTACGGTCCCGGCTGGCGGGACTGGGACAACGCCGGTCCCTATGACATTGATGACGAAGTCATGACCGACAGGTTCTGGTACCACGCACAGATCGGATACGATTTCAACACCGAGCTCAACACGGCCAGAAACATGCTCAAACTGCTGATTGCCAACCATTTTGTAGCGGCATTCGATGCCTATTTCACCCAGCAGTTGCGCCGCGCCCGCATGCAGCCCACCGCATCCATGGAATACGGATTGCGCCCAACATTTGGATTTAATTACCGTTTTTAA